A window from Leptothermofonsia sichuanensis E412 encodes these proteins:
- the cobW gene encoding cobalamin biosynthesis protein CobW, which produces MHKIPVTVVTGFLGAGKTTLVRHLLQNNQGRRIAVLVNEFGEVGIDGELLRSCRVCDEDEDPNNNILELANGCLCCTVQEEFLPTMQELLKRRDRLDCILIETSGLALPKPLVQAFRWPEIRTGATVDGVVTVVDCEALASGQFVGDLDALEAQRQADDSLEHETPIEELFEDQLACADLVLLTKVDRVDEKTRDRVQQWLQKELPDGVKIVPCKRGEISPDLLLGFNAAVEDHLDSRPSHHDAEEDHEHDEDITSVHVVLDQAFEPVELINQLRSLVQQQEIYRIKGFVAVPNKSMRLVLQGVGNRFDTFYDRPWQPDEPRQTRLVFIGRSLQQPQIFTN; this is translated from the coding sequence ATGCATAAAATCCCGGTAACCGTTGTGACGGGCTTTTTAGGAGCCGGAAAAACCACGCTGGTACGCCATCTTTTGCAAAACAACCAGGGCCGCCGCATTGCTGTGCTGGTGAATGAGTTTGGTGAAGTTGGGATTGATGGTGAATTGTTGCGCTCATGTCGCGTTTGCGATGAGGATGAAGATCCCAATAACAACATTCTGGAACTGGCGAATGGCTGCTTGTGTTGTACCGTACAGGAAGAGTTTTTGCCCACGATGCAGGAGTTGCTGAAACGGCGCGATCGCCTCGATTGCATCCTGATCGAAACTTCGGGTTTGGCCCTACCCAAGCCTTTAGTACAAGCCTTTCGCTGGCCCGAAATTCGCACCGGAGCAACGGTCGATGGCGTTGTGACTGTAGTAGATTGTGAAGCCCTTGCCAGCGGTCAGTTTGTCGGTGATTTAGATGCCCTGGAAGCCCAACGACAGGCCGATGATAGCCTGGAGCACGAAACCCCAATTGAGGAACTGTTTGAGGATCAGTTAGCCTGTGCTGATCTGGTGTTGTTAACAAAGGTCGATCGCGTTGATGAAAAAACTCGAGATCGAGTGCAGCAATGGTTGCAAAAGGAACTGCCAGATGGGGTGAAGATTGTGCCTTGCAAACGGGGAGAAATCAGTCCCGATCTCTTGCTGGGATTCAATGCTGCCGTTGAAGATCATCTGGATTCCCGTCCCAGTCACCATGATGCGGAGGAAGACCATGAACATGATGAAGACATTACTTCGGTTCATGTGGTGTTAGACCAGGCATTTGAACCTGTGGAGTTGATTAATCAGTTGCGATCGCTGGTGCAGCAGCAGGAAATCTACCGGATTAAGGGCTTTGTAGCTGTGCCCAATAAGTCCATGCGGCTGGTATTGCAGGGGGTGGGCAATCGGTTTGACACCTTTTACGATCGCCCCTGGCAACCGGATGAACCCCGTCAGACTCGATTAGTGTTTATTGGGCGATCGCTCCAGCAACCCCAGATTTTTACAAACTGA
- a CDS encoding DUF1636 domain-containing protein codes for MAQDTLLVCILCRASHTEEVQAGLSEGQSLFNQLQAGLETSDEKYPIRLQPVRCMGACDRACTAAFMAPNKLTFILSQLSPTDAVPDLLQFSHQYMASSDGKVPYKDRPVTIKQKIHAVLPPLPTNP; via the coding sequence ATGGCACAAGATACGCTACTCGTCTGCATTCTCTGTCGAGCTTCCCATACGGAAGAAGTGCAGGCAGGTTTGAGTGAAGGACAATCCCTGTTTAATCAACTTCAAGCCGGGTTGGAAACCAGTGATGAAAAGTATCCCATCCGGCTTCAACCGGTTCGCTGTATGGGTGCCTGCGATCGCGCCTGTACAGCCGCATTTATGGCTCCCAACAAACTCACCTTTATCCTGAGTCAACTTTCCCCGACAGATGCTGTCCCCGATTTATTGCAATTCAGTCACCAATATATGGCATCCTCGGATGGCAAAGTACCCTACAAGGATCGCCCTGTGACCATCAAGCAGAAAATCCACGCCGTTTTGCCCCCTTTACCAACCAACCCTTAA
- a CDS encoding methyltransferase domain-containing protein, whose translation MINIILFAITVSLFLPLLGLILYLLFPRKYQSPDSVANSYDDWTNDGILEFYWGEHIHLGHYGSPPQRKNFLKAKEDFVHEMVRWGGLDRLSPGTTVLDVGCGIGGSSRILARDYGFAVTGITISPQQVKRAQELTPADLTVRFQVDDALALSFPDASFDVVWSIEAGPHMPDKAQFARELLRVLKPGGILVVADWNQRDDRQKPLNFWERLVMRQLLDQWSHPAFASIQGFAEHLESTGWVEGTVVTADWTAETLPSWLDSIWQGIVRPEGLVRFGLSGLVKSVREVPTLLLMRLAFGTGLCRFGMFRAVRANGSALSIESNQSALNQLDLNQSISNQSISNQSISNQSISNQIAHINSSIQQSSELINIKTEQ comes from the coding sequence ATGATTAACATCATCCTATTTGCTATTACTGTTTCCCTGTTTTTACCACTGCTTGGGCTTATCCTTTACCTGCTCTTTCCACGCAAGTATCAATCTCCTGATTCCGTCGCCAATTCCTATGATGATTGGACCAATGACGGCATTCTCGAATTTTACTGGGGCGAACACATTCACCTGGGGCACTATGGCTCTCCACCTCAGCGCAAGAACTTTCTCAAGGCAAAGGAAGACTTTGTGCATGAAATGGTGCGTTGGGGCGGACTCGATCGCCTTTCCCCCGGCACTACTGTTCTGGATGTGGGCTGTGGTATTGGTGGCAGCAGTCGCATCCTGGCGCGGGACTACGGTTTTGCCGTCACAGGTATTACCATCAGTCCGCAGCAGGTGAAACGTGCCCAGGAACTGACCCCAGCCGATCTCACCGTCCGGTTTCAGGTGGATGATGCCCTGGCGCTCTCGTTCCCAGATGCCAGTTTTGATGTGGTCTGGTCAATCGAAGCGGGGCCGCACATGCCCGATAAAGCGCAATTTGCCAGAGAGTTGCTGCGGGTCTTGAAACCGGGCGGCATTCTGGTGGTGGCAGACTGGAATCAACGGGACGATCGCCAAAAGCCTCTGAATTTTTGGGAGCGGCTGGTCATGCGGCAACTCCTGGATCAGTGGTCCCATCCTGCCTTTGCCAGCATTCAAGGCTTCGCCGAGCACTTAGAGTCCACGGGATGGGTTGAAGGAACCGTCGTAACAGCGGACTGGACAGCGGAGACGTTGCCGTCGTGGCTTGATTCTATCTGGCAGGGGATTGTTCGTCCCGAAGGACTGGTCCGCTTCGGACTATCCGGTTTGGTCAAATCGGTGCGAGAAGTTCCCACCCTTCTCTTGATGCGGCTGGCATTTGGCACCGGGTTGTGTCGATTTGGCATGTTTCGGGCAGTCAGAGCGAATGGCTCTGCTCTATCCATAGAGTCGAACCAGTCAGCGTTAAACCAGTTAGATTTAAACCAGTCAATATCAAACCAGTCAATATCAAACCAGTCAATATCAAACCAGTCAATATCAAACCAGATTGCTCATATCAATTCATCCATTCAGCAGTCATCAGAACTGATCAATATCAAAACTGAGCAATAA
- a CDS encoding ABC transporter ATP-binding protein, with protein sequence MGNRARPAKPYPEFAAPAGVTFHVHELAKIYRMGDVEVRALQCVDLDLYEGEFVVILGPSGSGKSTLLNILGGLDTATSGHVFFRDRDLTRASDAELTRFRRDCVGFIFQFYNLIPSLTARENVALVTEIARYPMRPEEALERVGLGDRLDHFPAQMSGGEQQRVAIARAIAKRPQVLLCDEPTGALDYQTGKLVLDALALVNRELGTTTAVITHNAGIAAMADRVMTMRSGAIVRIQSNETKVSPAQLEW encoded by the coding sequence ATGGGGAATCGAGCCAGACCAGCAAAGCCCTATCCAGAGTTTGCAGCACCCGCAGGTGTTACCTTTCATGTGCATGAACTGGCCAAAATCTATCGAATGGGGGATGTGGAGGTGCGTGCCCTCCAATGCGTTGATCTCGACCTGTATGAAGGTGAATTTGTCGTTATTTTGGGTCCCTCTGGTAGCGGCAAATCAACCCTGCTAAACATTCTGGGCGGGCTGGATACGGCGACAAGCGGGCATGTTTTCTTTCGCGACCGTGACCTGACCCGTGCCAGCGATGCCGAGTTAACCCGATTCCGGCGGGATTGCGTTGGCTTCATTTTTCAATTTTATAATTTAATTCCCAGCCTCACAGCACGGGAAAATGTGGCCCTGGTAACGGAGATCGCTCGCTATCCCATGCGTCCAGAGGAAGCTTTAGAACGGGTAGGACTGGGCGATCGCCTGGACCACTTTCCGGCTCAGATGTCAGGGGGAGAGCAACAGCGGGTGGCGATCGCCCGTGCCATTGCCAAACGCCCGCAGGTATTGCTCTGCGATGAACCTACTGGAGCACTGGACTACCAGACAGGGAAACTGGTGCTGGACGCTTTAGCACTCGTCAACCGTGAACTGGGTACCACTACGGCTGTTATTACTCACAATGCGGGCATTGCTGCTATGGCTGACCGGGTGATGACCATGCGCAGCGGCGCAATCGTTCGGATCCAATCCAATGAAACTAAAGTGTCTCCGGCACAGTTGGAATGGTAG
- a CDS encoding DUF4327 family protein: MLQHVQYSLEVIREEARQLIARGVLDRKQPIYALCQHFPAREWVFIERELESNEFLLRDSILDLLGREDWSED; this comes from the coding sequence ATGTTGCAACATGTCCAGTATTCCTTAGAGGTCATTCGAGAAGAGGCACGCCAGCTCATTGCCAGAGGGGTTCTTGACCGGAAACAACCAATTTATGCTCTTTGCCAGCACTTTCCGGCGCGAGAGTGGGTTTTTATTGAACGGGAACTGGAGAGCAATGAGTTTTTATTGAGGGATTCGATCCTGGATTTGCTGGGGCGCGAAGATTGGAGTGAGGATTGA